One window from the genome of Epinephelus fuscoguttatus linkage group LG3, E.fuscoguttatus.final_Chr_v1 encodes:
- the LOC125886585 gene encoding uncharacterized protein LOC125886585 isoform X2: MKKEALIVVALICIEKSLKKKRRRRRMWTRLWLGKRGQLGMPVLQRELETDDRSSFRSFLRMDVDQFNDLLQLVAPYISKNNTQLRQAIRVRERLSITLRSLATGESFSSLSFQYRTGRSTVGVLVKETCRVLHHVLKKDYLKTLTTEDEWREVDSGFQNKWQFPHCLGAIDGKHSHPSTKQQWEHLQELQVSFLCSPDGCDFLKPFF; the protein is encoded by the exons atgaagaAGGAAGCACTTATTGTCGTGGCATTAATATGCATTGAAAAAAGtctgaagaagaagagaaggaggaggagaatgtgGACGCGTTTGTGGCTCGGGAAAAGAGGCCAACTTGGGATGCCAGTTTTGCAGCGAGAGTTGGAG ACAGATGATCGAAGCAGCTTCAGAAGTTTTCTCCGCATGGATGTGGACCAGTTCAATGATCTGCTCCAACTGGTGGCTCCATACATTTCTAAAAACAACACCCAACTGAGACAGGCAATCAGGGTCAGAGAGAGACTGTCCATTACATTGAGATCTTTAGCAACAG GAGAGTCGTTTTCCTCATTAAGTTTCCAGTACCGTACTGGAAGGAGCACTGTTGGTGTACTTGTAAAGGAGACCTGTAGGGTGTTGCACCATGTCCTCAAGAAGGATTACCTGAAG ACACTAACTACTGAGGATGAGTGGAGAGAGGTGGACAGTGGCTTTCAGAACAAATGGCAGTTTCCCCACTGTCTCGGTGCCATTGATGGCAAACACAGCCATCCTTCCACCAAGCAACAGTGGGAGCACCTTCAGGAATTACAAGTCTCATTTCTCTGTAGTCCTGATGGCTGTG atttctTAAAGCCATTCTTCTAG
- the LOC125886585 gene encoding uncharacterized protein LOC125886585 isoform X1 produces the protein MKKEALIVVALICIEKSLKKKRRRRRMWTRLWLGKRGQLGMPVLQRELETDDRSSFRSFLRMDVDQFNDLLQLVAPYISKNNTQLRQAIRVRERLSITLRSLATGESFSSLSFQYRTGRSTVGVLVKETCRVLHHVLKKDYLKTLTTEDEWREVDSGFQNKWQFPHCLGAIDGKHSHPSTKQQWEHLQELQVSFLCSPDGCGRRSLPFSVC, from the exons atgaagaAGGAAGCACTTATTGTCGTGGCATTAATATGCATTGAAAAAAGtctgaagaagaagagaaggaggaggagaatgtgGACGCGTTTGTGGCTCGGGAAAAGAGGCCAACTTGGGATGCCAGTTTTGCAGCGAGAGTTGGAG ACAGATGATCGAAGCAGCTTCAGAAGTTTTCTCCGCATGGATGTGGACCAGTTCAATGATCTGCTCCAACTGGTGGCTCCATACATTTCTAAAAACAACACCCAACTGAGACAGGCAATCAGGGTCAGAGAGAGACTGTCCATTACATTGAGATCTTTAGCAACAG GAGAGTCGTTTTCCTCATTAAGTTTCCAGTACCGTACTGGAAGGAGCACTGTTGGTGTACTTGTAAAGGAGACCTGTAGGGTGTTGCACCATGTCCTCAAGAAGGATTACCTGAAG ACACTAACTACTGAGGATGAGTGGAGAGAGGTGGACAGTGGCTTTCAGAACAAATGGCAGTTTCCCCACTGTCTCGGTGCCATTGATGGCAAACACAGCCATCCTTCCACCAAGCAACAGTGGGAGCACCTTCAGGAATTACAAGTCTCATTTCTCTGTAGTCCTGATGGCTGTGGTAGACGCTCATTACCGTTTTCTGTATGCTAA